The Sedimentisphaera salicampi genome includes a region encoding these proteins:
- a CDS encoding GxGYxYP domain-containing protein, producing MNFSRDNQVIAVLFVCVFSFSANAIANSPRWFPSQEPPEFVLKTNYMGDLGSELPDKMENKKHFGNLMHILAQSVSGLAAKGVNQGKTDEMIWIQKRSSDYQKWFKMTKERLGFEDKGVHSLTSLIKRFKKQGLIEGYIVYSYDDSKGGAYTEREDIDSSLNVATTLAGIRNAILLEENVEVIGRRLGLKRLFDARGKTMDWCYDNVLGELNRNALLTVDPKVGYNRAVAIANRCACVYGINDITAKFSEWLNPPSPVFGWNCGGEAEQTGLVTEYGHFQTATNWALNLPLLSADSENAELRRIKAVEPSDINYNDNRRPAAFIMSDGDNLQWITGKFCMDRRYWANPYHGGFPMGWTICPGHLSQLCPAAFNYLSDTQPKNSGLMEYGGGYYYPDLFAKKRENRLKYLEMHAERISHYLNRTGIKVFSFICKDVDSPEALEAYSLYAKKLKGIYGMIAVQYYPYNGGDGEIFWYKNSEGTEIPVITATHSIWNNARWEGGGTPAKIARLINEDSTDTGFSIVSSHAWSKFNKIPDNDQEAENVPKEASKKQLKNAESGLTPVKWCVDRLNHKDVHVVTPEELIWRVRMEKRPEQTEEVINRLQKKYSER from the coding sequence ATGAATTTCTCAAGGGACAATCAGGTTATTGCAGTCTTATTTGTGTGTGTGTTTTCATTTTCAGCGAACGCCATAGCCAATTCACCCAGATGGTTTCCCTCTCAAGAACCACCGGAGTTTGTCTTGAAGACAAATTATATGGGAGATTTGGGAAGTGAGCTGCCTGATAAGATGGAAAACAAAAAGCATTTTGGAAATTTAATGCACATACTTGCTCAGTCTGTTTCTGGATTGGCTGCCAAAGGTGTTAATCAGGGCAAAACTGATGAAATGATATGGATACAGAAAAGAAGCAGCGATTATCAAAAGTGGTTCAAGATGACAAAGGAAAGGCTTGGTTTTGAGGATAAAGGTGTTCATTCTTTGACCAGCCTGATTAAGCGTTTCAAAAAACAAGGCCTGATTGAAGGATATATAGTTTATTCATACGATGATTCAAAGGGCGGCGCATATACTGAAAGGGAGGATATAGACTCTTCTCTGAATGTTGCAACAACTCTTGCAGGCATCAGAAATGCTATTTTGCTTGAGGAGAATGTTGAGGTTATAGGCAGAAGGCTTGGATTGAAAAGGCTTTTTGATGCCCGCGGCAAAACTATGGATTGGTGTTATGATAATGTTCTTGGCGAGCTCAACAGAAATGCTCTTCTTACTGTTGACCCGAAAGTTGGCTACAACAGGGCTGTTGCTATAGCTAACCGTTGCGCTTGTGTTTACGGGATAAACGATATAACAGCCAAATTCAGCGAATGGCTTAATCCTCCCTCGCCAGTATTCGGCTGGAACTGCGGGGGAGAAGCCGAACAGACAGGACTTGTAACAGAATACGGGCATTTCCAAACCGCTACAAACTGGGCATTAAACCTTCCGCTGCTTTCGGCGGATTCGGAAAATGCAGAACTCAGGAGAATAAAGGCAGTCGAACCTTCCGATATAAATTACAACGACAATCGCCGTCCTGCTGCGTTTATTATGAGCGACGGGGATAATCTGCAGTGGATTACCGGAAAATTCTGTATGGACAGGAGATACTGGGCTAATCCCTATCACGGAGGTTTTCCTATGGGCTGGACAATCTGCCCGGGACATTTATCACAGCTTTGCCCTGCCGCCTTCAATTATCTTTCAGACACCCAGCCGAAGAATTCCGGTTTGATGGAATATGGAGGCGGTTATTACTATCCTGACCTTTTTGCAAAAAAAAGAGAGAACCGCTTAAAGTATCTCGAGATGCACGCAGAAAGGATTTCTCATTATCTGAATCGAACAGGAATAAAGGTCTTTAGTTTTATCTGTAAAGATGTTGACAGTCCTGAAGCACTGGAGGCATATTCACTGTATGCCAAAAAGCTCAAAGGCATATACGGAATGATTGCAGTGCAGTATTATCCATACAACGGGGGCGACGGCGAAATTTTCTGGTATAAAAATTCAGAAGGAACTGAGATTCCTGTGATTACTGCCACCCATTCAATATGGAATAATGCCCGCTGGGAAGGCGGCGGAACGCCTGCCAAAATAGCAAGGCTGATAAATGAAGATTCAACAGATACCGGCTTCAGCATTGTGAGTTCTCATGCATGGTCTAAATTCAATAAGATTCCAGATAACGATCAAGAGGCAGAGAACGTTCCAAAAGAAGCCTCAAAAAAACAGCTTAAAAATGCTGAAAGCGGACTTACCCCAGTTAAGTGGTGTGTTGACAGGCTCAATCATAAAGATGTGCATGTAGTAACGCCTGAAGAGCTTATCTGGAGAGTAAGGATGGAAAAAAGACCTGAACAAACAGAAGAAGTTATCAATAGATTACAGAAAAAATATTCCGAAAGGTAA
- a CDS encoding uroporphyrinogen decarboxylase family protein has protein sequence MAQVPDGFLEGNVERYRKLIRGERVEYAPFRLWLDCTFVCEYANVNPKDYSSDIEVMFEAQKIVNDRFYGLRDFSIDIGNADIFFDLEKFNEDHPESVPDRVLEKDLDNFDRYFCTTPIAETKAAKEITKAIEYFNSRLPDDKKVYHYLGSTGAMDLYSIFRGTEKFFIDLYDHPAKVKKIFDFLFQRTLEWIEFTESRWGNMPANNNLYDKVDIGEDYCAYLPPELFDEFVRPYTGEIFNRYKGKALCSLHTDGDIIPSGISQLNKLNIDELMGFSPNIDIKDFREALPDVILAGNIHPINVMIEGTPEDVKNAARYCFETANQNQKFVLCTGGAISAGAKPENVDAFIESTYEIVKYDNQCEDSYDSQRISNTNVRV, from the coding sequence ATGGCTCAAGTACCAGACGGTTTTCTTGAAGGCAACGTAGAAAGGTATCGAAAGCTTATAAGGGGTGAGCGGGTGGAATATGCACCTTTTCGCTTGTGGCTGGACTGCACTTTTGTATGCGAATATGCAAATGTAAACCCCAAAGACTACAGCAGTGATATTGAAGTAATGTTCGAAGCTCAAAAAATTGTCAACGACCGCTTTTACGGCCTCAGGGATTTCTCAATAGACATTGGAAATGCCGATATATTCTTTGATCTCGAAAAGTTTAACGAAGACCACCCTGAATCCGTGCCTGACAGGGTACTTGAGAAAGACTTAGACAATTTCGACCGCTATTTCTGCACTACACCAATCGCTGAAACCAAGGCGGCAAAGGAAATAACAAAAGCAATTGAATATTTCAACAGCCGGCTGCCTGACGACAAAAAAGTTTATCACTACCTTGGTTCTACAGGGGCAATGGATCTATACTCAATATTCAGAGGTACTGAAAAGTTTTTCATAGACCTCTACGACCACCCCGCAAAGGTAAAAAAAATATTCGACTTTCTTTTCCAGCGAACGCTTGAATGGATTGAATTTACCGAATCAAGATGGGGCAATATGCCAGCAAACAATAACCTCTACGACAAAGTGGACATCGGCGAGGACTACTGCGCATACCTGCCACCAGAGCTCTTTGATGAATTTGTCCGTCCTTACACAGGCGAAATCTTCAACAGATACAAAGGCAAAGCTCTCTGCAGCCTTCATACCGACGGAGACATTATACCCTCAGGGATTTCCCAGCTCAATAAGCTTAATATCGATGAGCTGATGGGCTTCTCTCCGAATATCGATATAAAAGACTTCAGAGAGGCTCTTCCCGATGTGATACTTGCAGGGAATATTCATCCGATCAACGTTATGATTGAGGGGACTCCTGAAGACGTAAAAAATGCTGCCAGATACTGCTTTGAAACTGCAAACCAGAACCAGAAATTTGTTTTATGCACCGGCGGGGCAATATCAGCAGGTGCTAAACCTGAAAATGTGGATGCTTTCATTGAAAGCACATATGAAATAGTTAAATACGATAATCAATGCGAGGACAGCTATGACTCCCAGAGAATTAGTAATACGAACGTTAGAGTTTGA
- a CDS encoding sodium:solute symporter family transporter has product MHYLSWLDYTIIGLYFVFLLCIGLYMRKKAAESLDDYYLGGRKLPWWALGFSGMAMWVNIVGTMIIVAFIYMIGPKGLYIAFRGGAGLVMVFMLLWTGKWHRRSGCMTLAEWMMFRFGKSFGAHLSRIAQVVAIILLTIGLLGMTIKGLGIFLSLFLPFTPFQCCLIFVGMATVYTAISGFYGVVYSDIVQGLFIFIGAISVAFLAGFEIPDLTSFSDTAAQVTGNQEWASSAPEIKTKFLPGYEQYSNLLSFALSYLFLNILLGMSVSGAEPMYFGAKSDRDCGLMSAFWTVIMSLRWPLIMAFAVFGIYLVRDSFPDTNAIPQAAELIRAHLGEIPAHKWYDTLAHIVQAPSEYSPELINGLKDLFNEGWKSKTLMVSFEGGVNPETIMPAVLMKSIPSGVRGIIFIALIAAAMSTLDSSINKAGGYFVNDLYKRYLRPKAKNRELITASYLFTFILVIAGFLLAYTLKGVTDIWEWLVMGLNAGLVAPCFLRLYWWRFNGEGFAIGMFSGMTIAILQRAIAPGLDPRIQLLIVFAATLLCTIAATYCFKPTDWNTLKKFYMRTRPFGLWKPLKDTLSPREKKLMESEHKNDIIAVPFVMGWQVTLFLMPMQLVIHSFNAFFITLGISVFCMVGMYFFWYSKLPPADGPVESYKFDENAE; this is encoded by the coding sequence ATGCATTATTTAAGCTGGCTGGACTACACGATCATTGGTTTGTATTTTGTATTTTTGCTGTGCATCGGTCTCTACATGCGCAAAAAAGCAGCAGAAAGCCTTGATGACTACTATCTTGGCGGAAGGAAACTGCCTTGGTGGGCTCTGGGCTTTTCGGGAATGGCAATGTGGGTAAACATTGTTGGCACAATGATAATAGTAGCATTCATATATATGATCGGCCCAAAGGGATTATATATAGCCTTCCGTGGAGGGGCAGGGCTTGTTATGGTTTTCATGCTGCTTTGGACGGGAAAATGGCACCGGCGATCAGGCTGCATGACGCTGGCTGAATGGATGATGTTCCGATTTGGCAAGAGTTTTGGTGCGCATCTTTCACGAATCGCTCAAGTTGTAGCTATAATACTGCTTACAATAGGGCTTCTCGGTATGACTATAAAGGGGCTTGGCATATTCCTGTCTCTTTTCCTCCCGTTTACACCTTTCCAATGCTGCCTGATTTTCGTTGGTATGGCAACAGTTTACACAGCAATATCCGGCTTTTACGGCGTGGTTTACAGTGATATTGTTCAGGGTCTTTTCATTTTCATAGGCGCAATTTCAGTGGCGTTTCTCGCCGGCTTTGAAATACCTGATCTTACTTCATTTTCAGATACAGCAGCACAGGTTACAGGGAATCAGGAGTGGGCAAGCAGCGCGCCGGAAATAAAGACAAAATTCCTTCCGGGTTATGAGCAGTATTCAAACCTGCTTTCTTTCGCTCTCTCATATCTGTTTTTGAACATACTTCTCGGAATGAGCGTTTCGGGCGCTGAGCCAATGTATTTCGGGGCAAAAAGCGACAGAGACTGCGGGCTTATGTCTGCATTCTGGACGGTTATCATGAGCCTGAGATGGCCTCTGATAATGGCATTTGCAGTGTTTGGAATATATCTTGTTCGGGATTCATTCCCCGATACTAACGCAATACCTCAGGCCGCAGAATTGATAAGGGCACATCTCGGTGAGATTCCAGCGCACAAATGGTATGATACGCTGGCTCATATAGTACAGGCGCCTTCCGAATATTCGCCTGAGCTTATAAATGGTTTGAAAGACTTATTCAATGAAGGCTGGAAGAGCAAGACCTTAATGGTTAGCTTTGAAGGCGGGGTTAATCCGGAAACTATAATGCCGGCAGTTTTGATGAAGAGCATCCCATCAGGGGTGAGGGGCATAATCTTCATAGCATTGATTGCCGCTGCAATGTCCACGCTGGACTCTTCAATAAATAAAGCGGGTGGATATTTTGTAAATGATTTATACAAAAGATACCTTCGCCCTAAAGCAAAAAACAGGGAGCTTATTACTGCAAGCTACTTGTTTACATTCATATTAGTAATAGCAGGTTTCCTCCTCGCTTACACCCTCAAAGGCGTTACGGATATATGGGAATGGCTCGTTATGGGTCTCAATGCTGGCCTTGTGGCTCCATGCTTTTTGAGGCTTTATTGGTGGCGTTTTAACGGCGAAGGTTTTGCAATCGGCATGTTCTCCGGTATGACTATTGCAATACTCCAAAGAGCAATAGCCCCCGGACTCGACCCGAGAATACAGCTTTTGATAGTTTTTGCTGCAACGCTTCTGTGCACCATAGCGGCGACTTACTGCTTCAAGCCTACCGACTGGAACACTCTCAAAAAATTCTATATGAGGACTAGACCTTTCGGGCTCTGGAAGCCTCTGAAAGACACTTTAAGCCCTCGAGAGAAAAAACTTATGGAATCCGAGCACAAGAATGACATTATAGCTGTGCCTTTTGTAATGGGATGGCAGGTAACCTTATTCCTTATGCCTATGCAGCTGGTTATTCATTCGTTTAATGCGTTCTTTATAACTCTCGGCATTTCGGTCTTCTGTATGGTTGGTATGTACTTCTTCTGGTACAGCAAACTTCCTCCGGCAGATGGGCCTGTAGAAAGCTATAAATTTGATGAAAATGCCGAATAA
- a CDS encoding DUF3604 domain-containing protein → MKRRDFLKLVGVSGAASLPSVLTAEPQIPSPGKWSLSPNKLTAAETADLELRYENGSYALPAGSYHRVLIEPVSVKTFFHCPPSTDLKVAQYKTSLPNIKLEPKRVNGVGFREVKIVFPEGLNAGGSFALKIGNKQPDGSVKALINPTQVQNLTFETYTCLAGRANKNPWKSSEGKEMDWAKMGWISSLPHFDINGGRASKLRLFAPSLIQVDKPFSLKISVIDDFDNKACPSYQNDVVLEELENLSALPDRVKFRYSDDCSKTIEGLKVRKPGIYRVKASLSGSSKYFESNPIVVREKVENPIYWGNIHNHCQYSECWGTDLDTFYSFARDISGMDFVALSDHRGQKPVKGRYVSRLLRWRTGNADSLKAWKDTIYKAEKYNNPGKFVTLFGYEWTSMDSGHYNIYVPEAKLEDMDKYFTKRYTDYGFNIREMLKDTEALFIPHGHADRLPFYNLVHTKNAAGKELTPAVEVYSDWGGMYFPYKQFDKDSQFGAARNSDTESYLWVIDKGYKLAAIGDSDSHTGLPGRRTVGSCAPNHDHPQGLTAAITSDYTRRGIMNAYHNRHVYGTTGERIFLEVRAEDAFMGDELRTDESFDINVQVSGTDLIDKIYLYRGLEKIGEKSPQNQRDVSCVFENLQPSEDERPYAVAVIQKDGSRVFGTPVWVRKKSVPELTVVKNGDTALLCNEGNCDAEKINIMYSGFEHPFALPALEGYECGMKESAAMIWTQRWNDFKTMFHYRWHGEPIEGRIRIIGAEDYNVDFNRDFIFRKNRYSDDGKGNITFETGKMVIPSHSQGFDIMIKSRTDRKCQAVIELNRKVRTYMGPKKIVSKEVVVPLNGITQNRFNSYEISKISSDEKIPIDNKKGFYAVDPSMRITEVNESNNLYYLQ, encoded by the coding sequence ATGAAAAGACGCGATTTCCTAAAGCTTGTAGGTGTCAGCGGAGCAGCAAGCTTGCCAAGCGTTTTAACTGCTGAGCCCCAAATCCCTTCGCCCGGGAAATGGAGTTTGTCGCCAAACAAGCTTACAGCTGCAGAAACAGCAGATTTAGAGCTAAGATACGAAAACGGAAGTTATGCCCTCCCCGCAGGCTCTTACCATAGGGTTTTAATCGAGCCGGTTAGTGTAAAGACCTTTTTCCATTGTCCCCCAAGTACTGATTTGAAGGTTGCCCAATATAAAACGTCTTTGCCCAATATAAAACTCGAGCCGAAGAGAGTAAACGGTGTAGGATTTAGAGAAGTCAAAATCGTTTTCCCTGAAGGCCTTAATGCAGGTGGAAGCTTTGCACTGAAGATTGGTAATAAACAGCCAGACGGAAGCGTTAAGGCATTGATAAACCCTACCCAAGTTCAAAATCTCACCTTCGAGACATACACCTGTTTAGCTGGCAGGGCAAACAAAAATCCATGGAAAAGCTCTGAGGGTAAAGAAATGGACTGGGCAAAAATGGGCTGGATAAGCTCTCTTCCCCATTTTGACATAAACGGCGGCAGAGCTTCAAAACTCAGGCTGTTTGCGCCTTCATTAATTCAGGTTGATAAACCCTTCAGTCTAAAAATTTCAGTTATAGATGATTTTGATAATAAGGCCTGTCCAAGTTATCAGAATGATGTGGTACTTGAAGAGCTTGAGAATCTTTCTGCTCTTCCTGATAGAGTGAAATTCAGATATTCAGATGATTGCAGCAAAACTATTGAAGGGCTCAAAGTCCGGAAACCAGGCATATACAGAGTTAAGGCAAGCCTTTCAGGAAGTTCAAAATATTTCGAGAGCAATCCGATTGTTGTTCGTGAGAAGGTAGAAAATCCAATCTACTGGGGGAATATACACAACCACTGCCAGTATTCTGAATGCTGGGGGACCGATCTGGATACATTTTATTCCTTCGCTCGCGATATTTCCGGAATGGACTTTGTAGCACTCAGCGACCATAGGGGACAAAAGCCGGTAAAGGGCAGGTATGTAAGCAGGCTGCTTAGATGGCGAACGGGCAATGCAGACAGCCTAAAGGCATGGAAAGATACAATCTATAAGGCGGAAAAATACAACAACCCAGGAAAGTTTGTAACCCTTTTCGGCTATGAATGGACATCCATGGACAGCGGCCACTATAACATATACGTTCCCGAAGCAAAGCTTGAGGATATGGATAAGTATTTCACCAAGCGATACACAGACTATGGTTTCAATATCCGTGAGATGCTAAAAGACACTGAAGCCCTCTTCATACCGCACGGCCATGCAGACAGGCTTCCGTTCTATAATCTTGTGCATACAAAAAACGCAGCGGGTAAAGAGCTTACGCCTGCGGTAGAGGTGTACTCAGACTGGGGCGGAATGTATTTCCCCTATAAGCAATTTGATAAAGACTCGCAATTCGGAGCTGCAAGGAATTCTGACACAGAAAGCTATCTCTGGGTAATTGACAAAGGTTATAAGCTTGCTGCTATAGGAGATTCAGACTCACATACAGGCCTGCCCGGTAGAAGGACAGTAGGAAGCTGCGCTCCAAATCACGACCACCCCCAGGGGCTTACTGCCGCAATCACCTCAGATTATACCCGCAGGGGAATTATGAACGCCTATCACAACAGGCATGTTTACGGTACAACCGGTGAGAGGATATTCCTTGAAGTGAGGGCTGAGGATGCCTTTATGGGCGATGAGCTTCGCACAGATGAATCTTTTGATATTAATGTACAGGTTTCAGGAACAGATCTGATAGACAAAATCTATCTTTACAGAGGCCTTGAAAAGATTGGCGAAAAATCACCGCAAAATCAGAGAGACGTAAGCTGTGTTTTTGAAAATCTTCAGCCTTCTGAGGATGAAAGGCCTTACGCTGTCGCCGTAATCCAGAAGGACGGCAGCAGGGTATTCGGTACTCCTGTATGGGTACGAAAAAAGTCTGTACCCGAATTGACTGTCGTTAAAAACGGCGATACTGCTCTTCTCTGCAATGAAGGAAACTGCGATGCTGAGAAGATAAACATCATGTATTCAGGTTTTGAGCATCCCTTTGCGCTGCCTGCCTTGGAAGGGTACGAGTGCGGCATGAAAGAATCTGCTGCTATGATCTGGACACAGCGATGGAACGATTTCAAGACTATGTTCCATTACCGCTGGCACGGAGAGCCGATTGAAGGCCGTATCCGAATAATTGGGGCTGAAGATTATAACGTCGATTTCAACAGAGACTTCATTTTCCGGAAAAATAGATACAGCGACGACGGCAAAGGCAATATCACTTTCGAAACCGGCAAAATGGTAATACCTTCCCATTCTCAGGGCTTCGATATTATGATAAAAAGCCGTACAGACCGCAAATGTCAGGCCGTGATAGAGCTGAACCGAAAAGTCAGAACTTACATGGGTCCAAAGAAAATTGTCTCTAAAGAAGTTGTTGTACCTCTCAACGGAATTACGCAAAATAGATTTAATTCATATGAGATTTCAAAAATCAGCAGCGATGAGAAGATACCCATAGACAACAAAAAAGGTTTCTACGCAGTTGATCCTTCAATGAGAATAACTGAAGTGAATGAATCAAACAACCTTTATTATTTGCAGTAA
- a CDS encoding uroporphyrinogen decarboxylase family protein, with amino-acid sequence MTSRKLVTKTLEFDNPERIPRQLWLLRWAEINYPEQVSKIKTTFPDDIISSPNFLKTSPQTFGDPYISGTYKDEWGCEFYNKHEGIMGEVKSPLIQNWDELSKVSPPSEMLTVDKEKVNRFCSESEKFILAGAAPRPFERLQFLRGTENVMLDLAMQPTELETLIGTIHQYNLKLLETWAETDVDGLMFMDDWGMQNSLLISPDHWRRLFKPMYKEYVDIARSKGKKIFMHSNGYIYDIMEDLIEIGLDALSSQIFCIGLDKLSEKFRGRITFWGEIDRQNLLPEGSSEQIRNAVEDICGKLYKNGGVIAQVQFGPGAKPENIYTAFEAFNNIL; translated from the coding sequence ATGACTTCACGCAAACTGGTAACAAAAACACTTGAGTTCGATAATCCTGAAAGAATTCCGCGACAGCTCTGGCTTCTTCGCTGGGCTGAGATTAATTATCCGGAGCAGGTTTCGAAAATCAAAACGACTTTTCCGGATGACATAATTTCTTCGCCTAATTTTCTTAAAACAAGCCCGCAAACCTTTGGAGACCCCTATATTTCAGGGACATACAAAGACGAATGGGGCTGTGAGTTCTACAATAAACACGAAGGAATTATGGGCGAGGTTAAATCGCCATTGATACAAAACTGGGATGAACTTTCAAAAGTCAGCCCACCTTCTGAAATGCTCACTGTGGACAAAGAAAAAGTAAACCGCTTCTGCAGCGAATCTGAGAAATTCATCCTTGCAGGCGCTGCTCCGAGGCCTTTTGAGAGGCTTCAGTTTCTTCGCGGGACAGAAAACGTAATGCTTGATTTGGCAATGCAGCCCACCGAGCTTGAAACGCTTATCGGCACGATCCATCAGTATAACCTCAAGCTCCTTGAAACTTGGGCTGAAACTGATGTTGATGGGCTTATGTTTATGGACGACTGGGGAATGCAGAATTCGCTGCTTATTTCGCCGGATCATTGGCGAAGGCTTTTCAAGCCGATGTACAAGGAATATGTCGATATAGCCCGCTCAAAGGGCAAGAAAATCTTTATGCATTCCAACGGCTACATATACGATATAATGGAAGATTTGATAGAAATTGGGCTGGATGCCTTGAGCAGTCAAATATTTTGTATCGGATTAGACAAACTCAGCGAAAAATTCCGCGGGCGGATAACATTCTGGGGCGAGATAGACCGCCAGAATCTTCTGCCGGAAGGAAGCAGCGAGCAGATAAGAAACGCAGTTGAAGATATCTGCGGCAAACTCTACAAAAACGGAGGAGTAATTGCACAGGTTCAATTCGGGCCGGGTGCAAAGCCGGAAAACATTTATACTGCCTTTGAGGCCTTTAATAACATTCTATAA
- a CDS encoding uroporphyrinogen decarboxylase family protein codes for MTPRELVIRTLEFDNPARIPRQLWLLPWAENHYPKEVSKIKADFPDDIVPPPNCLKTQPKTEGDPFKLGTFFDEWGCEFVNKHEGIIGEVKSPIVESWDDLSNVRPPSEMLSVDKDKVNSFCRESEKFILAGACPRPFERLQFLRGTENVMLDLAMKPPELKTLIDTIHQYNLKLLEVWAGTDVDALTFMDDWGAQRSLLISPNQWREIFKPMYQEYIDIAHSSGKKIFMHSDGYILDIYEDLIELGLDAINSQIFCMGLDEVSRICKGRLTFWGEVDRQRLLPEGSQDDIQNAVREIFDKLYQNGGTIAQLEFGPGAKPENVYTAYETWNNISANL; via the coding sequence ATGACTCCCAGAGAATTAGTAATACGAACGTTAGAGTTTGACAACCCTGCAAGAATACCGAGGCAACTCTGGCTTCTGCCTTGGGCTGAGAATCATTATCCGAAAGAAGTTTCCAAAATTAAAGCAGATTTCCCAGACGATATTGTCCCGCCTCCAAACTGCCTTAAAACGCAGCCTAAAACTGAGGGTGATCCGTTCAAGCTGGGTACTTTCTTTGATGAATGGGGCTGCGAATTTGTAAATAAGCATGAGGGGATTATCGGCGAGGTAAAATCGCCTATTGTGGAAAGCTGGGATGATCTCTCCAATGTTCGTCCCCCTTCAGAAATGCTTAGTGTTGATAAGGATAAGGTAAACAGCTTCTGCAGAGAATCGGAAAAATTCATCCTTGCTGGGGCGTGTCCAAGGCCTTTTGAGAGACTTCAGTTTCTCCGCGGGACAGAAAATGTAATGCTTGATCTAGCGATGAAGCCGCCTGAGCTAAAAACACTTATAGATACAATCCATCAATACAACCTCAAACTGCTTGAAGTGTGGGCGGGAACTGATGTCGATGCGCTTACCTTTATGGATGACTGGGGAGCCCAGAGATCGCTGCTGATTTCACCTAATCAGTGGCGCGAAATTTTCAAACCCATGTATCAGGAATATATAGATATAGCCCACTCAAGCGGCAAGAAAATTTTTATGCACTCCGACGGATATATTCTGGATATTTATGAAGACCTGATTGAACTGGGTCTTGATGCTATAAACAGCCAGATATTCTGCATGGGACTTGATGAAGTAAGCAGGATTTGCAAAGGCAGATTAACATTCTGGGGTGAAGTAGATCGCCAGAGGCTTCTGCCGGAGGGAAGCCAAGATGATATCCAGAACGCCGTCAGAGAAATATTTGATAAATTATACCAGAACGGAGGAACAATAGCCCAGCTGGAATTCGGCCCCGGCGCAAAACCTGAGAATGTTTATACCGCTTATGAAACCTGGAACAATATTTCAGCTAATTTATAG
- a CDS encoding uroporphyrinogen decarboxylase family protein: MNFAKLNSDAVFGRSDGKILWQPRIICWYHDKIFSGEPLPEKYAGLSIYDIYRKLGCSARLYEFGECFERQEDYRVQQTFQENPDGKITHTIETPAGCQTEILQKSKTSQWPKHLKREVETEKELETAAWREENCSWKWNGEKYNKLIEEIGDLGAPAVIMPRMNIQSLYLEKMGIENGIFAMQDWPETVDRYFNALEESHSRLIELINDSPVNLVNFGENIHSDSLPPYLFEKYHLPACRRRCDKLHSAGKFVYSHWDGNCRPLLKYARQTGLDGIEAITPTPQGDVTLEEIKEALGDDMYLIDGIPAVFFDETYSEKTLTDCTERIIELFAPKLILGISDEISSTGDIERINLITDIVNSYNSQFETVNF; the protein is encoded by the coding sequence GTGAATTTTGCAAAATTGAACAGCGATGCAGTTTTTGGCAGATCAGATGGGAAAATCCTCTGGCAGCCGCGAATAATATGCTGGTACCATGATAAGATATTCAGCGGCGAACCTCTTCCTGAAAAGTATGCCGGGCTGAGCATCTACGATATCTACAGAAAGCTCGGCTGTTCTGCACGGCTTTACGAATTCGGGGAATGTTTTGAAAGACAGGAAGATTACAGGGTACAGCAAACCTTCCAAGAGAACCCGGACGGAAAAATCACCCATACAATTGAAACACCTGCCGGCTGCCAGACAGAAATACTTCAAAAAAGCAAAACCTCTCAGTGGCCTAAGCATCTGAAGCGAGAAGTTGAAACTGAGAAAGAACTTGAAACAGCAGCTTGGCGGGAAGAAAATTGCTCATGGAAATGGAACGGGGAGAAATATAATAAACTTATAGAAGAGATTGGCGACTTGGGAGCTCCTGCGGTTATAATGCCCCGAATGAATATCCAAAGCCTTTATCTTGAAAAAATGGGCATAGAGAACGGCATTTTTGCGATGCAGGATTGGCCTGAAACTGTGGACAGGTATTTCAATGCCCTTGAAGAAAGTCACAGCAGACTTATAGAATTGATAAACGATTCACCTGTTAATCTGGTTAATTTCGGTGAAAACATACACAGCGACAGCCTACCACCATATTTATTCGAAAAATATCACCTGCCGGCCTGCCGGCGAAGGTGCGATAAGCTTCATTCGGCAGGCAAATTTGTTTATTCTCACTGGGACGGGAACTGCCGACCACTACTGAAATACGCAAGACAGACCGGCCTTGACGGAATTGAGGCTATAACTCCAACCCCGCAGGGCGATGTAACCCTGGAAGAAATAAAAGAGGCTCTCGGCGACGATATGTATTTGATAGATGGAATTCCTGCTGTGTTTTTCGATGAGACCTACTCTGAAAAAACTCTTACAGATTGCACAGAAAGAATAATCGAACTTTTTGCACCTAAACTTATTTTAGGTATTTCCGACGAGATTTCTTCAACTGGAGACATTGAGCGGATAAACCTAATAACGGATATAGTAAACAGTTATAACAGTCAATTCGAAACAGTTAATTTTTAA